gaggaggaggagaagctgTACTCACGGTCCATGTGTGGGCTGGGAGTGGTCTCTTTATAGTGGACTGCTCCCGGGGCCTCCTCTGGCCCCTGGCCGGgcccctgctcctgctcctgctgcatCACCTCCTGCCAGGCTGAAAACACGACGACTCAGTCAGTACATCTACTACTAATACTGCAGTATtatgataatcgattaatcaaataagtaatttttgttgtttccagcttctgaaatgtgagacTTTTCGGACTTTTGTCTTGACAGGATACtcaattgaatatctttgggctgGTCGGACAAGAGAAAACATCTGAAGGCATCACCTTGAGCTCTCAGAAATTGTGACAGaaatttttcactgttttctttttatgttttatagaccattaatcagttagtcaatTAACCATAAATAATCTCAAgaagcagattaattgataatgcaATGATTATTACAGCTAAAATAAGCTGCAGCCTTAACTGTATGTCCATAATTTGTTGCATTCCACCTCTGATCAACTATCGGAGTCTGTACACGAACCAGGATTGTATTGCAATCAGTAATacaattaaatcaaaataataataaataatgataatctGAACCCAAATGATTTGGTATTAAGAATAAAATGTTCTTATCTGTCCAAGTTTAAAAAAGGTCCTGCATCCCAGTGTCACACCCACAGTGTCAAACAAGCAAAGTCCATAAGGGCAACGACTTCAAAGGCCTGGCAAACGattgtatttaaaaaactgTAGCATGTGGACTGGTcacatgtagtgtgtgtgtgtgtgtgtgtgtgtgtgtgtgtgtgtggactatGATTGATCTCTGGTAGCTGCCTCCAGGTCATGACTTTTAGAAAACTCAAATGGTATTGAGGTATTTCagaggacaaaagagaatgaatCAAGCCTGAACAAGCACTGTGTCTCAACAGGGGGTGGGTCGGGCCTTCTCCGTGTCCTTGTCCACTCAAGGACACGGGTACTGAAGTTGTTTATGAGCTGCTGTGGCTGAGCTTCAACGCCAGCAGCGCACAGGACACAGCAAGCAAAAACAGCAAGACTGAACGATCCTGTGAATGTTAAAAGGGAGGCACACGCTTCAAAACTGGGTCACTGTGTAGAGTTTCACCCGGCCTCAACAAAACCCGGACCCGGACACGGAGTGGCTGGTGGGGACTAGTCAAAGCCAAAAATGCTGGTTCCTTCAGCTCGTGTGCCAGCGTGGGTCATGAGGAGCATGATATGtgggtgtgagagagagtttCTCTGCTAGGTGCCTATCACGGCTATCAGTGTCAGAACAGCTGTGTGGGTGAGGCCTGGGAGGGAAGGGGGGGCACACGGGTGTCTGGATACAGTGAGACAATGAAAAGTGTTATAACCTCTGTCTCATCTTCTCATATTTCCAGTCAGACCATTCATTTCCTCACCCTCATAGACGAACTTGACGTTTTCCTTGTGCGCGGGGGTGAAGCTCTCGTCCTGCTGGTTGTCTGCGGGGAGTGCCTGAGCAGGGTGATGGTACTTCTTACCGTTAGGACGGTTGAAAACTATCTTGGGTGCAGGAAGGCTGTTGGGTATAAGCAGGAAAACAAACGTGTCACCAGTAATCTGATGGTTTAACTCTGGTTTCCCAGCAGGAAGTGTTTTTAAGTGGCAGCCTTTGGGCCTAAACTCAAGCAAGGTTGGGTGTGTAGAATTCAGAGATTGCAACAGCTGAATGAAGGACCATGTGGTGGcacaaggtcacacacacacacacacacacacacacacacgcacgcacgctgGCCCAGCAGGCAGACTGAGCCACAGTGTGAAGGTGTGTTATAAATCATTCAGGCCTGCACTGATgaacatgtctttttttttttttttttttttataaagtttaGAGATTCTCAAAAGGACACACATGAAAAAGTGTCACAGACACACTAATGAGAGCATTATGGTGGTTGTTCACTACCAGGAGACGTCTCTCCAAAAGTTGCACACTTACTCAGGCATACTCCAGGACGTCTGTTTGTGCTTGAAGTCGTTTATTTTGTTGTCAAGCTGCTGAGTAGgccctaaaaataaaactaaagttcacatttgatttgaaaacaacaacaaaaaacacttgaaaACAATATGAAGTCTGGTGGATCTGTGAAAGTGTGTAACATGGCTGAAAGTTACAGTTCAGTGTCTCACCTGTCCGTCGCTGGGTGACCAGTTTGCTGGGACCTCTTGTAATTGTGTACATGATGCGCAGGAAAAGTCACCTGTAAACTGTGAGAGTAAGAAAAAGTCCAGGTGGAGCAGGCCTACTTGTAAAGGCACTTAAAGTTAAACGCGTTCCTCCAGGATCTGTcgatgtatgtatatatatatttatatataaaaactaacTGCCTTGATGTGAGAAGTGTCCGTCCTCTCCTCAGCTGATCGGGTTGAATTTCACTCACAGGGTTGACAGTTTGAAGCCAACGCAGATCCACGCAGCTGACATGGGGCTGTGCAGGCGGTTCGGTAACCTCTCAGAAAACAGAACCGTGCGCATCCCATCCAGCGACCTCTCTCCGCCGCCCCCGCCCCCCTCTTACACATGCCGTCTCCGTCCCCAGTCCGGACAGTTAATGTAACGTCACGTCGGTGCTGAGGTGTCCTGCACTGCCACAATGTCACATAACCTGAAGCGGCGGCTGTCATTCATGAGACATTGCACGCACACCGTCAGAGCTCACCACTTCTCGACGTCCCTGAACGCCTCCCCCGGCGCTTTAAAGAGACAGTGTCCCGGGATTGTAGGAAATCTGTAACACGAGGGCACTTCAAGGGCCGCCGACTAGAGTCGGAGATCCCCAGAATATGAAAGCGTGATTACACTATTTTTCTCCCccaattaaataataattaaggtAAATGATTCTAGAAATGTCCAGTGAAGTGATGAGCTGTCTAAACAATGGTATTAGGAGAAGTCATACAAATACAATTCCGTCAGATGAGTTAAAGTTGTGAGAATGAGAATTTATTCAATCGTCTGCTTCGCCATGTTGCGCCTGTCTGCCCAACGTCTCTGTGTTTACAgcacacacaggtgagaccaggtgcacattctctctctctctcactcacacacacacacacacacacacacacacacacacacacacaacatactgaCAGAGTGTGGTCAAATTAAAGACGCCCAGCTGGCCATTAACAGACATTATTCAGCCCAGtcgccagaataaaatgtaggcattgtacgtttctgcaaaccacgaATACTTGAATCtctacattttaatacaaataaaacgtatcatatcaacatttctaGAAAGTGTCGTAGTTAAAATATCTTTTAAGAGCAAAATGTCTTACTCGGAGGAGGAGCGAGATCAGCAGTCAGATGGCTGGAGTTGCAAAACCAGCAGAGACCACAGACCGGGACCACTGTTTCAACCGACAAAACCGGCTATTTGAACCCAAATCgcgatcttttcctaagcctatggtttttgtgcctaaacctaaccagccTTAACCACCGCGTTTGAAATGTAGAGAGTcaacatttgaaataatgttCAGATTCAACATACccgtggtttgcagaaacgtaaaATGGCAACCTGGTTGAATTAATACAAAGAAAGCTCTCATATACtaatacttttaaaaatgtattaatttaggATTTTTCACTTAAAAGGCATTATTGATTTACAGCAGATTTGCAAACtggatttacatttttaagatttatttcAGCCTGTTTTGATGACCCTATGATGATTTATGTCTTATTATTCTTAACACtacaggaaatgaaaggaaagagaaatgcaagagaaaaggaaacattttggaCACCAATTCAGGCAAAGAATTAagttaaatcaaaataaaatgaaaggaaTTAGTATTTCCAAAATTATATTCCCAGAAGTGTGGAGGATTATTTAAAGCAGCATGAGACcatta
This genomic interval from Siniperca chuatsi isolate FFG_IHB_CAS linkage group LG21, ASM2008510v1, whole genome shotgun sequence contains the following:
- the LOC122868815 gene encoding MAPK regulated corepressor interacting protein 2-like; this translates as MYTITRGPSKLVTQRRTGPTQQLDNKINDFKHKQTSWSMPDLPAPKIVFNRPNGKKYHHPAQALPADNQQDESFTPAHKENVKFVYEAWQEVMQQEQEQGPGQGPEEAPGAVHYKETTPSPHMDHFVSIDLDEWWAQRFLANIDKLS